GAGGATGACCAGCACCAACGTCACCCTCGACCTCGGCATGCCACCTCTCATCGCTGGTCCACGTCTTCGTCGTCGTGCTTGACCCGGCGCAAGACCCGTATCCCGTTCCCCAGTGCTCCGTCGAGTACCACTGCGACCCCGTAGGCCAGGGCCAGCACGACCGGCATCACCACCGCGGTCTGGGCGACGAACGGCAGTCCGGAGAGCCACAGCTCCACACCGTCCCACCAACTGAGGAAGCCGCCCATGCGGCCAGACTATTCGATGCGAAGATGACGTCGTGCCGGGCGAGAAATCAGAAACCACATGCATCGTCGCCGGTGGCGGTCCCGCGGGCATCATGCTCGGACTCCTGCTCGCCCGTGCGGGCGTGAACGTCACAGTCATGGAGAAGCATGCCGATTTTCTGCGCGACTTCCGCGGTGACACCGTGCACGCCAGCACCCTGCGCCTGCTGGACGAACTGGGGCTGACATCGGAGTTCGCGCAAGTTCCGCACCGTGAGATCGACACCCTGACCATGAGCGTCCAGGGCACCGAGGTGGGCATCGATCTGGGCCGAATTCCCGGTCCGCACAAGCACATTGCGCTTGTGCCGCAGTGGGATTTCCTCGAGTTGCTGGCCGCCGCCGCCGAGAAGGAGCCGACGTTTCGCCTGCTTCGCAGCACCGAAGTGCTCGGGCCGATGCTCAGCGACGAGAAGGTGGTCGGGGTGCGCTACCGCGGCGCTGACGGCGAGACTCGCGAGATGCGTGCCGCTCTGACGGTGGCGTGCGACGGCCGTTCGTCGACGCTGCGCGCGGCGATGGGTCTGCGGCCCCGAAGCTTCGGGGCGCCGATGGATGTGTGGTGGTTCAGGCTCCCCCGTGCGGCCGGCGATCCGCCCGGCCTGGCCGGTGTCCTCGGCGCCGGGGCGGCGCAGATCGTGATCGATCGCGGCGACTACTACCAGTGCGCCTACGTGATCCCCAAGGGCCGGGATGCCGAACTTCGGGCGCAGGGCATCGAGGCACTACACCGCGGCGTGGTGGGCCTCGTCCCGTGGTTGGCCGACCACGTCGCCTCCTTGACGTCGTTCAACGATGTCAAGCTGCTCGACGTGCAGCTCAACCGGCTGCGGCGATGGTATTGCGACGGCCTGTTGCTGATCGGCGACGCCGCCCACGCCATGTCCCCGGTCGGTGGGGTGGGGATCAACCTTGCGGTGGCAGATGCCGTCGCGGCGGCGGGGATGCTGGCGAGTCCGCTGCGGGAAGGCGCCGTCTCCACCAAGACCTTGGCCCGCGTCCAGGCCCGGCGCTGGCTGCCGGCGGCGCTCATTCAAGCGGTGCAACGCGTCGTCCACAATCGCGTCATCGCGGTGGCTGTGACCTCGACCCGGCCGGCCAAACCGCCGCTGCTCATCCGAATGGCGGCGCGGGTTCGCCCGCTGCGCACTGTGGCTGGGTACGGGATCGCCATCGGCCCCCTGCCCGAACACGTGCCGGAGTTTGCTCGGCGCTGACCGCGCCTTCGCAGGACACGCAGGCGATAAGTGGACGCCAGGCACGTCGGCAGTCGATGATGTCGGGATGGTTCTGCAAGACGCCGCCTCCGGTGGGCCATCGAAGGACATCGATTACAACGCCCCGTTGTCGGTGACGGCCCCGGTGCCGTACACCACCGGCGGGTCCCTGCGGAACCCGTTCCCGCCCATCGCCGACTACGCGTTCCTGTCGGACTGCGAAACCACCTGCCTGATCTCCTCGGCGGGGTCTGTCGAATGGTTGTGTGTCCCGCGCCCCGACTCCCCCAGCGTGTTCGGCGCCATCCTGGACCGTCGCGCCGGCCATTTCCGCCTCGCCCCGTACGGGGTTTCGGTGCCTGCCGCACGCCGCTACCTGCCCGGCAGCCTGATTTTGGAAACCACCTGGCAAACCCACACCGGCTGGGTGATCGTGCGCGACGCGCTCGTGATGGGTCCTTGGCACGACCTCGAGACCCGGTCGCGGACGCACCGTCGCACCCCGATGGACTGGGACGCCGAGCACATTCTGCTGCGCACCGTGCGATGTGTGAGCGGCACCGTCGAACTGGTGATGAACTGCGAGCCCGCGTTCGACTACCACCGGGTCGCCGCGACATGGGAGTACTCGGCCCAGGCATACAGCGAGGCGATCGCCCGCGCCAGCCGCGATCCTGACGCCCACCCGACGATGCGGCTGACGACCAATCTGCGGTTGGGACTGGAAGGGCACGAGGCGCGGGCGCGCACCCGGATGAAGGAGGGTGACAACGCCTACGTGGCGTTGAGTTGGTCCAAGCATCCGGCGCCGCAGACGTACGACGAAGCCGCCGACAAGATGTGGGCGACCAGCGAGTGTTGGCGGCAGTGGATCAACATCGGCGAATTCCCCGATCATCCATGGCGCGCCTACCTGCAGCGCAGCGCCCTCACGCTCAAGGGCCTCACATATTCGCCGACCGGCGCCCTGCTCGCCGCGCCCACCACGTCGCTGCCGGAAACCCCTCAGGGCGAACGTAACTGGGACTATCGCTACGCCTGGGTGCGTGACTCGACGTTCGCGCTGTGGGGTCTGTACACGTTGGGTCTGGACCGTGAGGCCGATGACTTCTTCGCGTTCATCGCCGACGTGTCCGGCGCCAACAACGGTGAGCGCCACCCACTTCAGGTGATGTACGCGGTCGGCGGTGAACGCAGCCTCGTCGAGGAGGAGCTTCACCACCTGTCCGGGTACGACAACGCCCGCCCGGTGCGGATCGGCAACGGCGCCTACAACCAGATGCAGCACGACATCTGGGGCACGATGCTGGATTCGGTGTACCTGCATGCCAAGTCGCGTGAGCAGATCTCCGACACGCTGTGGCCGGTGCTCAAGCAACAGGTCGAGGAAGCGATCAAGCACTGGAAGGAACCGGACCGCGGAATCTGGGAGGTGCGCGGCGAGCCGCAGCACTTCACGTCCAGCAAGATCATGTGCTGGGTCGCACTGGACCGAGGCTCCAAACTCGCGGAGTTGCAGGGCGAGAAGTCCTACGCGCAGCAATGGCGCGTGATCGCCGAGGAGATCAAGGCCGACATCCTCAAGAAGGGTGTGGACTCCCGCGGCGTGCTGACGCAGCGCTACGGCGACGATGCGCTCGACGCCTCGCTGCTCCTGGCGGTGCTGACCCGGTTCCTGCCCTCCGACGATCCGCGCGTGCGCGCAACGGTGCTCGCGATCGCCGACGAACTCACCGAAGAGGGCCTGGTGCTGCGGTACCGCGTCGAGGAAACCGACGACGGATTGTCCGGTGAGGAAGGCACATTCACGATCTGCTCGTTTTGGCTGGTGTCCGCGCTCGTCGAGATCGGCGAGATTCACCGCGCCAAGCACCTGTGTGAACGGCTGCTGTCGTTCGCCAGCCCGCTGCACCTCTATGCCGAGGAGATCGAGCCGAGGACCGGACGGCATCTCGGCAACTTCCCGCAGGCATTCACCCACCTGGCGTTGATCAACGCCGTCGTCCACGTGATCCGCGCCGAGGAGGAGGCTGACAGCTCAGGGGTTTTCGTGCCGGCCAATGCCCCGTCCTAGACACCCCGCCGCGAGCACTGTTACGCGCGTTGCGTACTCCTGCCAGGCAACGCATACCGCCTCGAGTTGCCCGGTCGAAACCGGGCCAGGCGGTCGGCCGGTTACTTCTCGGCGGCGTTGGCGACGATGTCGGTGACGATGGTCTCGGCCTCGTCCCCTGGTGAGTAGCTGCACGCCCACACCTCGACCGTGACGTTCGAAACCGGTGAAAGCGCGTGCTGGCATGCCCATCCGGCGGCGTCCCGTTGCGTCGTCACCTGAGTGACCAGGGCGTCTTCGGCATTGAACTCGTCGATATCCCAGTCATATGCGTCGCCGCCGTTGCCTACCGAAACGGTGGATTCGTTGCAACTCTCCCACTGCGCCTTGGACTTCTCGAAGAAATCCTGCGCCTTGTCGGCTGACGGATAGAGCACGACGGTCTGCTCGACCCAGTGCTCGTTGTCGTCGCCTTCTTCGCGCGATATCTGGTCCCGCACCGCGGTCCAGCCGCTGCCGGCGTACACGGGCTCCTCGGCCCCGTAGATCGCGCCGAGGCAGTCCGGGTCCGACACCGCGTCCGAATGGTCGGTCATCTCGTCCAGCTCGCTGGTGACCTCCATCGCGGACGAGCCCATGATCGCGTTGATCTCCCCGATCGGGAGCACCAGGTCGTCGAGTTTCGACTCGTCCAGCGGAGGCACGTCGCTGCGCCCGGCGTTCGGTGGACGCACCGCGGTACCCGCCACGGTGCTCACGCAGCCGGTGAGCAGGACGGATGCTGCGATCACGGCCGCGGCGGCGTGTCTCCGCTTGGCCGTACCGATGTAGGTCACCGCGTTATTGTGACCGACTGACGGCGAATGCGGGCACCACCGGCGAATTCCGGCGGCTACGCGGTGCCGACCTTCTCCAGCATCACCCGGGCCAACGTCGCGGCCGCCTGCGGGCCGCCCAAGCCGTTCATGTCGGAAACCTCCACGTCCACAACACAATCCGCCGCCACCCCGAGCGCGCGCTGGGACATCGAACCGGAGTCCTGCATCACCATCGCCGAGACCATCCGGCCGTCGACGGTCACGTCGGTGATCCTGCTCGTGCGTTGCGCACCGTGGTCGGGCTGATTCAGTACCAGCGCCTGTCCGTTGCACCGATGCCACTTGTCCGCCGCGTCGGCGAAGAACGCGCGCGCGTCGGCCTCAGAGGAGAACTGCACCACGCCGAAGAACCCCGACACCGGGGGCGCGTCGAACGATCCGCCTGTCCACGACTGGCTGGCGACCGATTGCACCGCAGCGGTGTCGTAGACCACCCGTTGCAGCCGGTACGTCGGGCTGACGCAGTCGGCGGGTGTGGCGTCAGCTTCGCCGATGGTGGCCAGGAGCATGCTCGGACCGCCCTGGACGCGCTGGCCCATCATGCCGTTGGGCCCCAGGACGGACAGCTCTTCCTGGGTGGGCAAAATCTTGTCGAGCGCACGCGCAGGAGAAGGTTGGACGGCTTCGGCGATGCGAACCGTGGGCCGCGCGTCCTGGACAGGAGCGCCACACGCCGCCAGCAGGACGCACGCGCTCAACGCACCCACTATGCGAGTCGTTGAGCGCATCATCTTCTGGTGGAACCTACTTCTTCGTCTTGTCGGCCGGGCCGTCGGTGGACAGAGCCGCGACGAATGCCTCCTGAGGCACTTCAACCCGACCTATGGTCTTCATTCGCTTCTTGCCCTCTTTTTGTTTCTCGAGCAGCTTGCGCTTGCGCGTGATGTCACCGCCGTAACACTTCGATAGCACGTCTTTGCGTATCGCGCGGATGTTTTCGCGAGCAATGATCTTCGAACCGATCGCGGCCTGCACCGGAACTTCGAACTGCTGACGCGGAATCAGCTCCTTGAGTTTGGTCGTCATCTTGTTGCCATAGGCGAACGCCGCGTCCTTGTGCACGATCGCGCTGAAGGCGTCGACGGCCTCGCCCTGCAACAGGATGTCGACCTTCACCAGATCCGCTTCCTGCTCGCCGGACTCCTCATAGTCGAGGCTGGCGTAGCCACGGGTGCGCGACTTCAGCGCGTCGAAGAAGTCAAAGATGATCTCTCCCAACGGCATTGTGTAGCGCAGCTCGACGCGCTCCGGCGACAGGTAGTCCATGCCGCCGAGCTCGCCGCGTCGGGACTGGCACAGTTCCATGATCGTGCCGATGAACTCGCTCGGCGCGATGATGGTGGTCTTCACCACTGGCTCGAACACCGTGCGGATCTTGCCTTCCGGCCAATCCGACGGGTTGGTGACGACCATCTCGCTGCCGTCTTCCTGTACCAGGCGATAGACAACGTTGGGCGAGGTCGAAATGAGGTCGAGGTTGAATTCGCGCTCGAGCCTCTCACGGGTGATCTCCATGTGCAGCAGCCCGAGGAAGCCGCAGCGGAAGCCGAACCCCAGCGCCACCGACGTCTCCGGCTCCCACGAGAGCGCGGCGTCGTTGAGCTGCAGCCGCTCGAGCGCATCGCGCAGATCCGGGTAATCCGAGCCGTCGACCGGATACAGCCCGGAGTAAACCATCGGGCGCGGCTCGCGATATCCCGTCAACGGTTCCGTCGCACCGTGTTTCGCACTCGTGACGGTGTCACCGACCTTTGACTGGCGCACGTCCTTCACACCGGTGATCAGGTAGCCGACCTCGCCAACGCCGAGACCCACCGACGGCTTCGGGTCGGGCGAGACGATGCCCACTTCCAGCAGCTCGTGGTGGGCACCGGTGGACATCATCTTGATGCGTTCACGCGGCACGATCTTGCCGTCCACCACGCGCACATACGTCACCACACCGCGGTAGGTGTCGTAGACGGAGTCGAAGATCATCGCGCGGGCCGGCGCGTCGGCGTCGCCCGTCGGCGGCGGCACCTCGCGCACGACGTGATCGAGCAGGTCCGCAACGCCGTCGCCCGTCTTGCCCGACACCCGCAGCACATCGGTGGGCTCACAACCGATGATGTGGGCGATCTCGGCCGCGTAGCGGTCCGGGTCGGCGGCCGGCAGGTCGATTTTGTTGAGCACCGGAATGATGTGCAGATCGCGGTCCAGCGCCAAATAGAGGTTCGCCAGCGTCTGGGCCTCGATGCCCTGAGCGGCGTCGACCAGCAGCACCGCGCCCTCGCACGCCTCCAGCGCCCGGGACACCTCGTAGGTGAAGTCGACGTGGCCCGGAGTGTCGATCAGATGGAGCACGAACTCCTCGTCACCGACCTTCCAGGGCAAGCGGACGTTCTGCGCCTTGATCGTGATGCCGCGCTCGCGCTCGATGTCCATCCGGTCCAAATACTGGGCGCGCATATCACGATCGGCGACCACGCCGGTCAGCTGCAGCATCCGGTCGGCCAGCGTCGACTTGCCGTGGTCGATATGGGCGATGATGCAGAAGTTCCGAATCTGCGCCGGCGCGGTGAACGTCTTGTCGGCGAAACTGCTGATGGGAATCTCCTGAGCCGGGTCGGATGGTGCGCTACCAGGGTATCTAGCGAGGCCCCCGGCGACACAATCGTGGGAACGGACCTTCCCTTAAGCTCGTCGATATGGCTCCCCCCTGGAAAGGGCTGCAGACCTTCCAGCGCTTTGCGGAGAACCTGGTGTTCAACGAGGCGCCGAAGTTCATCCGCCAGCAGCTGCAACCCGAGACCGTCGCGCGCGGTCTTCAATACGGCATCAAGCTCGGTATCGACGCCATCGTCGGCGCGCCGGCTGCTGAGCCCCGCGCGATCACCGCGGGCCGGCCGGTAAGCCAGAACTTCGTCCCGACCGCACACCGGGCCCGCAAGCTGTCCTACGCGCCCGACCTCGACGGCCAGGCCGATCCCGGAGAGATCGTGTGGACGTGGGTGGTCTACGAAGACGATCCGACCAAGGGTAAGGACCGGCCGGTGCTGATTGTCGGGCGTGACCGGGCCGTGCTGCTCGGCCTGATGCTCTCCAGCCAGGAACATCACCGCGAAGACCCCAATTGGGTCAGCATCGGCACCGGCACCTGGGACTACGAGAGCAGGGCGAGCTGGGTGCGGCTGGACCGCGTGCTCGACGTGCCGGAAGAGGGCATCCGCCGCGAGGGCGCGATCCTGGCGCGGGAGAAGTTCGAGGTCGTGGCCGCGCGGCTACGCGCCGAGTACTCCTGGAGCTGATTTCTCCCTCGCGAGCGACCGTGTTTGCACAGCAACACGCCGCATACCGCGTGCATTTTGGGGTCGTTCGCGGCTTCTGGCGGGCCCTCGCGGATCAGGTCAGCGAGGCTCGCGCCACATCGGCCACATCGACGGTCCCCCGTCGGGCACCTTGATCTCGCCGATGACCTCGAACCCGAACCGCAGGTAGTACGCCTCGTTCTTCGGGTTGCTGTTCTCCAGATACGCGGGCACACGCTCGGCGTCGCAGCGGTCGAGCCGCGACCGCATCAACGCCTGGCCCAAGCCCGCCCCGCGCACTGACGGGTCACTGCCGATCAGCATCAGGTACCAATGCGGCTCTTCCGGATGGTGCTCCTCCATGATCTCTTGCAGCCGCACGCTCGCGGGTACACGGGACCGCAGCGACCACAGCATCACGGGGGCCATCCGCAGCTCCTCGAACCACGACGTCTTGCGCTGACCCGGCGGATCCCACAACGTGGCTGCACCGACGGGCCCGCCGCGCCTGCCGACCTCCGAACCCCCACGCGGCAGGAAGTGGTGCCGCGCCAAGCCGGTGAACGCCCGGGTCAGCCCCTTCAATCGGGTTCGGTCGTCGGGCAGCATCCACGACGTCACCGGGTCGTCGTAGAACGCGCGCGCCAGCACCGTGCCGATCCGTCGTGCGTCGCGCCGCTGCGCCGCCTCGACCTCGATCTCAGCCACGTGTGATGTAGGCCTGCAGCTGCTCCTGCTGCGCTTCGAGCTCTTCCATACGTGTCTTGACGACGTCACCGATGCTGACGATCCCGGTGAGCCTGCCGTTCTCCATCACCGGGATGTGGCGGACCCGCTTGGTGGTCATCAGCGCGCTGAGACTGTCCACCGTGTCGGTCGGGGTGCATGTGGCGACGAACGTCGTCATGATCTCCGAAACCGGCATCCGCAGCAGGTCGGCGCCGCGCTGGTGCAGCGCGCGGACGACGTCGCGCTCGGAGACGATGCCGATCACGCCGTCGGGCGAGACCACCACCATCGCGCCGATGTTGTGCACGGAGAGTTCGGTGAGCAGCCCGGACACCGAGGTCTCCGGGGTGATGGTCGCCACCGACGCACCCTTGTTCCGCAATACGTCCGCGATCCGCATCGTTGCCTCCGCTCGTGACCTGGCTCACTTCAGGCTAGGTCCGACTCGCGCCGCGCGAAAGGTTTTGGCATAGCTGTCCCAAAGTGCCCTTCCGAGGAATAGAACGGTGGTAGGCGCGGCTGGACCCTTTGACTTTCGACAGTCGACGCGGAAGGAACGAACATGGCAGCGGACAACGCCGTGCCCACCGTCGCGCTGGGCGACGAACTATCAGTCAGCGCAATCGGTTTCGGTGCAATGGCGCTGACTCCCGTATACGGCGAGGTCGACGACACCGAGTCGCTGACCACCCTGCATCGCTGTATCGACCTGGGTGTGACCTTCATCGACACCGCGAACGTCTATGGCGGCGGCGAAAACGAGCGGCTGATCGCCCAGCTGTTGGCCGACCGTCGGGACGAGGTCACCTTGGCAACGAAGTTCGGCATCACCGGCAATCCGGCCAATCGCGCGGCGCAAGAACTCGCGGCACGCGGAGATGCCGCGTACGTCCGCGCGTGCATCGACGAGAGCCTGCAGCGGCTGCAGACCGACGCGGTTGACCTCTACTACATGCACCGGCGCGATACGAGCGTGCCAATCGAAGAAACGGTGGGCGCCATGGCCGAGCTGGTGACGGCGGGCAAGGTTCGCCACCTCGGGCTCTCGGAGGTCACCGCCGACGAGCTGCGGGCCGCGGTGGCCGTGCACCCGATCGCGGCGGTACAGAGCGAATGGTCGATCTGGAGCCGCGACGTGGAAGCCAGCGTCGTCCCGGCCGCCGCCGAACTCGGTGTCGGGTTCGTCCCCTACTCACCGCTCGGCCGCGGCTTCCTGACCGGCACGATCACGTCTAGCGACGACCTGCCGTCCGGGGATTTCCGGCGCACCATGCCCCGATTCGGCGACGGTG
The sequence above is drawn from the Mycobacterium gallinarum genome and encodes:
- a CDS encoding FAD-dependent oxidoreductase → MPGEKSETTCIVAGGGPAGIMLGLLLARAGVNVTVMEKHADFLRDFRGDTVHASTLRLLDELGLTSEFAQVPHREIDTLTMSVQGTEVGIDLGRIPGPHKHIALVPQWDFLELLAAAAEKEPTFRLLRSTEVLGPMLSDEKVVGVRYRGADGETREMRAALTVACDGRSSTLRAAMGLRPRSFGAPMDVWWFRLPRAAGDPPGLAGVLGAGAAQIVIDRGDYYQCAYVIPKGRDAELRAQGIEALHRGVVGLVPWLADHVASLTSFNDVKLLDVQLNRLRRWYCDGLLLIGDAAHAMSPVGGVGINLAVADAVAAAGMLASPLREGAVSTKTLARVQARRWLPAALIQAVQRVVHNRVIAVAVTSTRPAKPPLLIRMAARVRPLRTVAGYGIAIGPLPEHVPEFARR
- a CDS encoding glycoside hydrolase family 15 protein, with translation MVLQDAASGGPSKDIDYNAPLSVTAPVPYTTGGSLRNPFPPIADYAFLSDCETTCLISSAGSVEWLCVPRPDSPSVFGAILDRRAGHFRLAPYGVSVPAARRYLPGSLILETTWQTHTGWVIVRDALVMGPWHDLETRSRTHRRTPMDWDAEHILLRTVRCVSGTVELVMNCEPAFDYHRVAATWEYSAQAYSEAIARASRDPDAHPTMRLTTNLRLGLEGHEARARTRMKEGDNAYVALSWSKHPAPQTYDEAADKMWATSECWRQWINIGEFPDHPWRAYLQRSALTLKGLTYSPTGALLAAPTTSLPETPQGERNWDYRYAWVRDSTFALWGLYTLGLDREADDFFAFIADVSGANNGERHPLQVMYAVGGERSLVEEELHHLSGYDNARPVRIGNGAYNQMQHDIWGTMLDSVYLHAKSREQISDTLWPVLKQQVEEAIKHWKEPDRGIWEVRGEPQHFTSSKIMCWVALDRGSKLAELQGEKSYAQQWRVIAEEIKADILKKGVDSRGVLTQRYGDDALDASLLLAVLTRFLPSDDPRVRATVLAIADELTEEGLVLRYRVEETDDGLSGEEGTFTICSFWLVSALVEIGEIHRAKHLCERLLSFASPLHLYAEEIEPRTGRHLGNFPQAFTHLALINAVVHVIRAEEEADSSGVFVPANAPS
- a CDS encoding sensor domain-containing protein — its product is MTYIGTAKRRHAAAAVIAASVLLTGCVSTVAGTAVRPPNAGRSDVPPLDESKLDDLVLPIGEINAIMGSSAMEVTSELDEMTDHSDAVSDPDCLGAIYGAEEPVYAGSGWTAVRDQISREEGDDNEHWVEQTVVLYPSADKAQDFFEKSKAQWESCNESTVSVGNGGDAYDWDIDEFNAEDALVTQVTTQRDAAGWACQHALSPVSNVTVEVWACSYSPGDEAETIVTDIVANAAEK
- a CDS encoding sensor domain-containing protein, with protein sequence MRSTTRIVGALSACVLLAACGAPVQDARPTVRIAEAVQPSPARALDKILPTQEELSVLGPNGMMGQRVQGGPSMLLATIGEADATPADCVSPTYRLQRVVYDTAAVQSVASQSWTGGSFDAPPVSGFFGVVQFSSEADARAFFADAADKWHRCNGQALVLNQPDHGAQRTSRITDVTVDGRMVSAMVMQDSGSMSQRALGVAADCVVDVEVSDMNGLGGPQAAATLARVMLEKVGTA
- the lepA gene encoding translation elongation factor 4, with protein sequence MPISSFADKTFTAPAQIRNFCIIAHIDHGKSTLADRMLQLTGVVADRDMRAQYLDRMDIERERGITIKAQNVRLPWKVGDEEFVLHLIDTPGHVDFTYEVSRALEACEGAVLLVDAAQGIEAQTLANLYLALDRDLHIIPVLNKIDLPAADPDRYAAEIAHIIGCEPTDVLRVSGKTGDGVADLLDHVVREVPPPTGDADAPARAMIFDSVYDTYRGVVTYVRVVDGKIVPRERIKMMSTGAHHELLEVGIVSPDPKPSVGLGVGEVGYLITGVKDVRQSKVGDTVTSAKHGATEPLTGYREPRPMVYSGLYPVDGSDYPDLRDALERLQLNDAALSWEPETSVALGFGFRCGFLGLLHMEITRERLEREFNLDLISTSPNVVYRLVQEDGSEMVVTNPSDWPEGKIRTVFEPVVKTTIIAPSEFIGTIMELCQSRRGELGGMDYLSPERVELRYTMPLGEIIFDFFDALKSRTRGYASLDYEESGEQEADLVKVDILLQGEAVDAFSAIVHKDAAFAYGNKMTTKLKELIPRQQFEVPVQAAIGSKIIARENIRAIRKDVLSKCYGGDITRKRKLLEKQKEGKKRMKTIGRVEVPQEAFVAALSTDGPADKTKK
- a CDS encoding type II toxin-antitoxin system PemK/MazF family toxin, whose protein sequence is MAPPWKGLQTFQRFAENLVFNEAPKFIRQQLQPETVARGLQYGIKLGIDAIVGAPAAEPRAITAGRPVSQNFVPTAHRARKLSYAPDLDGQADPGEIVWTWVVYEDDPTKGKDRPVLIVGRDRAVLLGLMLSSQEHHREDPNWVSIGTGTWDYESRASWVRLDRVLDVPEEGIRREGAILAREKFEVVAARLRAEYSWS
- a CDS encoding GNAT family N-acetyltransferase; this translates as MAEIEVEAAQRRDARRIGTVLARAFYDDPVTSWMLPDDRTRLKGLTRAFTGLARHHFLPRGGSEVGRRGGPVGAATLWDPPGQRKTSWFEELRMAPVMLWSLRSRVPASVRLQEIMEEHHPEEPHWYLMLIGSDPSVRGAGLGQALMRSRLDRCDAERVPAYLENSNPKNEAYYLRFGFEVIGEIKVPDGGPSMWPMWREPR
- a CDS encoding CBS domain-containing protein; translation: MRIADVLRNKGASVATITPETSVSGLLTELSVHNIGAMVVVSPDGVIGIVSERDVVRALHQRGADLLRMPVSEIMTTFVATCTPTDTVDSLSALMTTKRVRHIPVMENGRLTGIVSIGDVVKTRMEELEAQQEQLQAYITRG
- a CDS encoding aldo/keto reductase, coding for MAADNAVPTVALGDELSVSAIGFGAMALTPVYGEVDDTESLTTLHRCIDLGVTFIDTANVYGGGENERLIAQLLADRRDEVTLATKFGITGNPANRAAQELAARGDAAYVRACIDESLQRLQTDAVDLYYMHRRDTSVPIEETVGAMAELVTAGKVRHLGLSEVTADELRAAVAVHPIAAVQSEWSIWSRDVEASVVPAAAELGVGFVPYSPLGRGFLTGTITSSDDLPSGDFRRTMPRFGDGALDANLAVVELVKGVAAQQGATPAQVALAWLRYRAQTLGVAAVPIPGTRRAARVEENLGSLSVTLTTQQLDALDAAAAAVTGHRFGNLSWVSAGRE